The Topomyia yanbarensis strain Yona2022 chromosome 3, ASM3024719v1, whole genome shotgun sequence nucleotide sequence tccacttttaaaagaattttttttgcacgtttgtcgaagatatcacggatttacggattaacagtgtattagtacggaacgaattactcgtaacaatgaaatgaagcgttaataaaaatggtattgcgttaaaatgacgcgaaatgaaaattctattctcggctcaatcgttctcagataaattgaaatactttttgtgtagcgcagagtagtgtacagagaacagagtgtacagtgtgcactgacctaatacagaaattcaaaattgtgtgcaattcaaaaacttatcatttaaaaataacaaactgggtcgtgggtcttttatatatttcctttttttatttatttatttatttatcacgcacatcaacaggccgtactcggccccaatgatggaaacttaaactaattacatctaaaaaactgcaggaatcgatttctcaatgatattcgagacaaatgaaagtcgaacaagtgcgacacacgattgaagaggcgttgtagttccgtgatagcggcattagctgtttgaatagttcgtcgaaacggcactctcagaagaacgtttccgcgtaacgttctggaccttgcttggatgttaactcgctctagtaaatctggagaatcgatgcgtcctgacagaagatcagagatgaataaggctcttgcagtttctctacgacttatgtaaacaataaaaataatataacgagtttatgtggttgtcctacagatctcgcgcaagcgcttagccattgcacgtggaaacctgtttacgaggcgaggaaatatttttttcctcaccaactatgtcttgggggggagtagttcatttctatctcgctattgtacatttccgtgtcatcaacgtagttgctgcctttatgttcgcgaatatcttccttgcttttcgccctcaataattgcccttccaaatagattccatttctcccaaatgtgacattaatctgcgagtaagcggtatccgatcttgtagcggaacattcattttctcatagtccatatacagaagcatcttaattatagcattgtcacacacaaccttgtgctttaagttgtgcgaaatgaatggtttcgtctgcactgatttgttgagcgctaaatgcctgccatggtagaactggatagagccggtttccgaaagtctaatctctatttacaccttcaggatgcgaatgatcaataattttataatcaccgcatttggctggagcaccaattcttgcttctgctaatcactaatctcgacagattattacagctacaattaaagtaacagtctcttgtatttttcagacaaggcacacaatataaaagttacttttttgttgttcgcttcacactggctcgagcaaaagcataaagcaatttcgtgaccattgccttcggtggttagaaatagccttctttaactttttctcaataatttgttcaaaccaaataagcaacaagttttgttaaaagtcaccggttttttaaaattatttttgaaaaatttcggggggggctttagccccctagccccccctctggctacgtgatTAGCTGGGAGTCGTTGTTTTTAGCAATCGACTAGAATccttcctaaaaatgttttggttttctttttttatcgggaaatataaatgaaaaacatttttgccaatgaaaataaatcaccaagcttaacagTTCGTGAACCtacgacatcttgtttcaagttcatcaagaacgtcaagaattctagtattttgattgggaaaattaataatatatctatgattttctacacattttgcaaaattggttttgaatagaatttgtgttattttatcagaattctagcagcaaacAAGTAGagctcggtttcagcaagaatgctgccaggaatgtacaatttcattcgactcctgccagagttttgttcgacttttgcaattattctgttCGGCAGATATTGCGATGGTTTTGATatggatcccttcagaattatttTGGCATTTTACTCGGCTCTAGTCTGATATAAACCTAACGGAACGACGTCTACCGGAGAATTTAATGCCTGTGAGATGTTGATTCGATctggaagattttcggaaattccaatCTAAGTGAAAGGggcttgattttgaaagtcatcttcttgtatttccgaaaatcgatttattttattttggattgtttaaattcaaaatggaatctatgtttcaGTTTAAGTATGGTGAAATGAGAACTAATTtgatgatagaaatgcttaaattgtttattttgtacagatatggaaaataataaatgggtttcgcctttttcaaattttgcttcatTCGAGCCGCCATAACATCACCAAATCattacaaaatttgcttatgagttcaatatatgggagctgtcaagttgtccccgggctgcttttctccatgtaaattgtcgaaaaatcccatacaaacctcaggcacgttggtccggtacctacacacctagaaaaaatagtgtaaatttacgtctcctgaccctgacatatacgagcatcaaaaatgacttagttttacgtttgattttaattttacatgacgtttaatttcgtaaatcatgtaattttactccacatgcagcgtttgttctgaatggttggaagtgtaattttatgtcattgcgcatataaagtatatgtttcatgtaaaattgaatgtaacacggtaatgttccgtcatttcgtaaattacggttctttgaattgtgtcatgtttacaattacatcaacgataaaattcagatttttttggtgtgtagacctgtccgatttgcttcaaatttagagcaagtaCTCATGGTGGTACTAGGAATCGACTTAGGGGTaaaccgattgagttttcataaactcattatttttattcagtCAAGTGTTGGTCCTTCATATATGCCAGGTATAGGCGcacaatatttaatatttttggaTCGCGAAGTCTGGCCTTTTAGAAGCGACCATTCGTTGATTGTGACGATGGGAGGGCGTTGAGGCGTATGATGGGAGAGCGCATGGGGTCCAGTTCAAATTGGCTGTCTATGTTCGAATGTAGAGATGTGGTTGGCAATGTGTTATTATTTTCGCCGACTTAGGTGTCCTTTCAATTCTATAAGGGTTAAGTGTGTCTcccttatgaaaatttagaaatgTTGAAgtaacatttttatttgaaagcaTTTGGTCGTTAACGTTGAAATTCTGATTATTGTTGTTATTAATGTAttgctgttgttgttattgATGTAGCTGTTACTGTTTTTGTTGTTGGTATAGTAGCTTATGTTGTCAAAGTTGCCGGTGTTTTTATTGTTcttattgtttttgttgatgTTATTTGTATTCTTCATTTTTCGTCTGTGCAAATCTCAGCTTCTTTTTTTTGTAGGCATCGTTTCTGTTGTCGAGAGTCATATTGACTCCAGTCGCGTTTCCACATTGTTTTGGTTCCAATAAAGCGCCAGCCAGATATAAGTTCAAAGTCGATTTCGATTCCCGCCGCTGCAGTGTGTTTCCGTTTTagggatttagcgtcaagccggcgctaatcttttccgacaaaaagttagtgtcggtttctgatgagacgatgtCGAAACGAACCCATGACTTTATTAAGTTAGTATTTGGGCCCTTTACGTACAAAGAGTGGATTCACCGAAAATTTTCCACCTGGGGAGAAcattggtgtttacccaatttttccaCCTTAGAGACGAACATAGCATAGTACTTTCGCATTACCCTGCTAAACGAAGACAAGTTTCGGGTTCGCTGTGTCTCATCGGGATAAACACATCTTCtactcggacgggacatcaagtttgaccagtcgttcgattgaaacataaactgtgtttctgtttcagggatttagcgtcaagccggcgccaatctattccgacaataagtttgtgtcggtttctgatgagacgtagtcgaaacgcacccgtgACTTTGTTAAGGTTGATAACAATATTATCTTTTTCctgacaaaaccagcctagaggccgtgtgcaTCCAGCtggttgaagtatctcagccaAGAATTGTTCCACTAGGGTCCAGATCCCATATCGTGTGCAATTCTTTGATCGACCATGGTTATAGTAGcataaattaatcttcagcataagcgtacagcaactatgaatctatcccgtcTTATGCAGGAGGGAAAAACTTCCATAGCTTTGTTTCAAGAACTATATTGCCATAaaagaaacttctatgttggaaagctacttaatcccgtcttcgtagcttacaacaaaaaagGCATGACAAATCCTCGTGGAAACTTGTAAATGTGCTATTGACGCATATCTTCTATCCGGACACATaactcgtgatatttgtgctgtcacagtcaatatgactgttgataacataccCAGAAAACACGCCTATTGTTCGACATATTTGCGCATCATAAATcttcaccttctgatgattttatAAGGGTTggggcagaaatgggtttccacttataatcggcagtgatacaAATACCAACCACATAATTTggagcagctcagatatcaaatTTAGAAACACCGAATCGGCGGACTAGTTAAGCAGCACAAATTAGAATATACTTGTAGGAAatcacccaacatttgcacgatctggcagagaagaggtgttagatgtaactctctgctctgacgacATTATGCATGATTATCatgcaaactggctcgtacccaaCGAGCTCAAACCGTCGTTATCGTCTTTGATAATTTAAACGTCTACGTGTAGCAACCTCTTACGGTTCTACTgtgtaataattcaattttgaatagGTGGTAGTAAAAAATTGGATTAATTGTGTGAACTTTGCTAGACTATAAGAACCCACTCTTTTTTACCGTTGATGCATGCAggttagagtgcccagaaaaatgatgaatttttgaaacctcaatcggcccacccctgagtcgattcatagtctcaccaggagtagttgctccaaatttgaagtaaatcggacaagtctagctaccggaccaacgtgcctgtagtttgtgtgggatttttcgataatttacatggagaaaacccactgactcgcattttcgccgctaggtgacactgtatgcatcgtattatcgctgtaagtgaaaataagaaagataatataattgtctacaactttgtcgaagactgctagtgaatccgactttggtaaaagaagttattacatttttaactgttttctccatgtaaattgtaaaaaaatccaatacaaacttcaggcacgtagGTCCGGtggctagacttgtccgatttgcttcaaatttggggcaagtactcctgatgggactaggaatcgactcaggcatgggccgatagtggtcatttttttcctgtcactctggTGTAGGTCCTTTTCGGATTTTCGGTGAATTGAAAATTGAGTCACTTCCCACAACATAACATGTGAATACTGGTAGCTACGAGAAGCATGCTTGTTCTAGTTTCTTAAGAACGGAAACACAATTTTTTATCAAGATCAAAGAAAAGAAACGCAATCGCAGAGTGGCTCTCTTCAGCAATGCTTCGGCTCATTGCATAAAGGCTTCGAGTCTCCATACTTATCGAGTGCAAGCAAGGTTGGAGAAAGGTCACTATTCGATTTTACTGAGAAATTATCTGACCTTTTCACGAGTGTCTCTTTTTAATCCTTCCTAATTCTTTCATCTCCAGTTTCAAGTTTTCTTAAAATATAGTATTGTTTGGTCCTCTACGGATATCGAACAAAGCTGTACCTGGCTGAAACAGAAGTTGAAGGAAATAAGTGTGAGGGCAGGGGAGTCCTGAGGGGACTTTCGTTTTATTGTCGAACCACATTAGAATAGGATACTCCTTTACATTCCGTGGAATCCCAAGCAATTCACGAGCAATTTGTTGGGATGTTCTGAGAACCAAGTCGATTACAGAGAAAGCACAAAAGTATTTTGGCAGTATCGACGACCGTTCTCTGGAATTGCTGGCGAAAAAGGATTAAAAACTGAACTATGGCTTCGAAAATGTCACGGCGGAAGTTTATAAACCTAAATTGGTTTAAGCCGCATTTGAAcaacaatatctcttcgggggtgttgtgcTGTTTCGTCAATATCCTctcggggtgttgatatatccgcttaTCGAGAAGTGTCTTCATTCCCTTGGGAATCAAGAATACTTCCATATTGTCCatgttctctgtgtcgttattttccttatccctaaccttaccacttccccaatccttcccatcaggaaatgatgaaaaaacaaattatggcaaggaacaaatctccgatcaacacaGCCAATCGCTACTGCTGCCTGATTCCTGATACCATACGGTTGACTATTGCATATTGCTCCGTAAAATATGTTGATTTGTTTCGACTAACATATTTCTTACTTTTAGACAACGATGGACAAATTCTTCAAAACTTTGAGTCGCAAAAAACCGAACAACGACGACGGCAGCCACTCGAAGTTGGCTCGTGTTCTAACGCTACTGGATCTAACCGGTCTCGGTGTCGGTAGTACCCTTGGCCTGGGAGCATACGTTCTGGCCGGTTCGGTAGCCTACGAGCAAGCCGGTCCTGGAGTTGTGGTGTCGTTTGTCATAGCAGCACTGGCAGCTGCAATCGCTGGACTGTGCTATGCGGAGTTTGCTTCTCGCGTTCCGAAAGCCGGATCAGCGTACATCTACACCTACATTACGATCGGAGAGTTTGCCGCTTTCACCATTGGCTGGAATCTGATGCTGGAGTATATTATTGGTAGGTTTTTCAAACTATACAATTGCATCGAAATATTGAATTCTCATAACATGTTTTTAATTTCAGGAACCGCAAGCGTAGCCCGTGGACTCAGTGGTTACATAGATGCGTTAATCGATTATCGAATGGCGAATACGTTGCGAAGTGTGATGGAGATTCGTGTGAGCTTCCTAGGAAGTTATCCGGATATATTTTCATTCTTGGTTGTGCTGACCATAACTGCGTTACTAGCGTACGGAGTTAAGGAATCGACcgtgttgaataatatttttacggCAGTTAACTTGATAGTGATCGTAGTTGTGTTGATCTCGGTAGGAACTAAAGCGGATGTGGCGAACTGGAACATCAAACGAGAGGATATACCTCCAGAAATAAACGCAGGAACGGGAGGATTTTTACCCTACGGGATAGCTGGAGTAATGGCAGGTGCTGCCAAATGCTTTTACGGGTACGTTGGTTTCGACTGTATTGCTACTACCGGTGAAGAGGCTCGGGATCCTTCGAAGAACATCCCTCTTGCAATTGTGTTCTCATTATTCATTATCTTCTTGTCATACTTTGGAGTAGCTACAGTACTTACTATGGCGTTGCCATACTATCTGCAAGATCCGGTGGCACCCTTCCCGAATCTCTTCGATTGGCTCGGATGGCAGGAGATAAAGTGGATCGTATCGATAGGAGCCATCTTTTCGCTGTGTACCAACTCACTAGGAGCTATGTTTCCACTACCTCGTGTTCTGTACGCCATGTCATCTGATGGGATACTTTTCAAAAGATTACGCAAGGTTAACCCGAACACGAAGACCCCCGTGTTTGCAACGATCATTTCCGGTCTGGTTGCGGGAACGATGGCACTACTGTTCGATCTACATCAATTGATCGATATGATGTCTATCGGAACTCTGCTGGCCTACACGATTGTCGCCGTAAGTGTCACGGTTTTGCGGTATGACAAAAACACCAGCTTCCAGCCTGCAATGTTGGAACAAGACAAGAAACTCATCGTGAAGCAGCTGTTTAATCTGAATATTGCCAAAACTCCCAACTCACTATCATCGACAATAGTAAAGATAAGCCTTCTTCTATACGGTAAACATATAATtcttttcttgaatttcaaggAAAATCTACAATTTCGTTCTATATTTTCAGCTGTCGCCATTTGCGGAGTCTGTGGTCTGTTGGTCCATGCCCAAAACTACCTTTCCTCACAGTATCCCCTTGTTTTAGTGATTCTAACGATACTTGTCATGTCAATGCTGATCCTCTATCTCGTGATCGCCTGTCAACCGACAGAGGAAGCCAAGTTAACCTTCAAGGTGCCGTTTGTTCCCTTCGTGCCAATGTTAAGTATGTTCGTCAACATCTACTTGATGTTTCAACTGGATGCAGCCACCTGGATCAGCTTCTCTTTGTGGCTAttggtaggatttgtcatttacTTTAGCTACGGAATTCGGCACTCCGTACTCGGCACGCGAGGACAGACACTTTCCGAAAGCCAACTGGAAAATCCCTTCGCCGTGGTCGGTATCGAAAAAGTGTAGTTATTGGTGTGTTTGTGTATGTGTACGATATGCACTCTAGTCAATTTTCATTCCGGGCTTTGGATAGTTTTAGGGCTAGCATTGAAAGTGCAACTTTTTGTTACTAtattttttagcgaaaatgTAAAGTTCAATACACTTTCAAATATTTATTAGATGTGATAATGGTACAGAATGAACCACATGCAGTATAGTGATATAAATCGTCCTTGCTAATGGTGCTGATAGTACTTCCCTGTAAAGCGGCTGAGTGATGAAACATTTTGCacgcaaaataacaaaaatatgacaataaaGACACACAAATGATAGTAACAGGAAATAAGAGTATTATTGTTGTATAAATATGTTTGAATATCACCGCATAGCACGTGGAAGCTTTATACAAGCAAGAGAGTAATACATTTTAAACGATCATGAAATTCGCATCGAATGCAAAAACATTATAGATTGACCCCAGATCAATTAACAGGATTGTCCGTGCTTCCTGGAGCATTATGAACACATTGATCTATCCATTGTTTTCTTATACGTTGATGACATGATGATTGATTAATTGGTTTGATTAGTGAATGCAAATCATTAGATGAGTAAATATTATCGATGACATCgcttgacaaaaaaaaacaataagtgCAATAATGGGCCTATAATATCAGTAGATTCTATTATTATCCTATTTCGCACCTgggggtaggcgtagcgtagttggtatttcgattgccttgtacgcagcgcacctgggttcgattcccgaccccgcacatagggttagaaacttttcttttttctaacccgaagaggcgaatgaccttaaggttaaaacctctataatcgaaataaaaaactaTTTCGCACCTCTTGGTTTCGAACAAAaacatatgagataatgaccaTATCTATTTTGATAAAAAAGGTCAAGTTACTTTCATAATTAAGTATGAACCTAGTTGTTTTGGACTATCGGCTAACACcaactttttattaaaataaaattatcttcttgaCCGCCGAATCATATTCAAGTGATAACACCCAAAAAGATGAAAACTACGTGTGAATAagcaagaataaaataaccaaatCAGAGTTAGAAGTTGAGCGTGGAgtaaaatataataatttattcTTATTAAATATCGAATAAAAGTGAAGGAAAAGTTTGaacttattgaattttttttattcagttcgtttattttataggcacaaatgcgttagctagGCGgtaccaaattcttttgttttttacattttaaatacttaaatTAGGAGATTACAATGTTCAGATTTTTTTATACTGAGAGGACGAGTTCTACAGCTATCATAAGACTAGAAATAcagttctatatacaagagcgggggcaaaagatttttttatgaaaaattttaaagcacGGAATCCAGTTTGATATTCAAAAGGAGGAGGAAtagttttttatgaaatacagttatcttaaaaccagtggcgtagccagaaatttggtttggagggggttttgatgaaaatcgcaaattttttgaaaaaatgctaaaatttaatattagtttgataaattattgaaaacccaaaaacataagtagtctaacagatgtcattccagtctacaaacaagaagaatcaaaatggaacagttttcaaaccactatagattattttcttgtataatatgtcaatgaagtcaaaaattgcaatcttttaaagtgggataaatgatctaaaaaattttcaacgttcaagatcacctaatataataatccttgactttgaaggtttgacaacttcgggaagttatcaacataaaacagcgcctgctttgatataaaaattttagtgattaactctcatagaggtaattatggtgaattaatttttcaaaaatattcagagacatggtgccttcagcaaagtttttgataatgtcatttcaaacaattttgttgaaaatatgaaggctacatgaattcaacatatagggatttaaatggactgggcctgctatatttcttcttagtgaagaaaaatttaggtgaaaactatttttttctgcgctacggataaaattatttgaaacaatcattgcaagttgagaacacaaaacctataactaaattatggatggatggaactgaaacttgcgtttcgacttcatctcatcagaatccaacactaacttggtgggcggactaagcttgcgccgaattgatgctagctcctgaaaatggaatcactctttgtgtttttgagtccttttaatatctgggaattatttgttttaaatccagttcccttattttttttgtaagcttcaaaggcaccttgaacgcaatgtgaatttattatttaattaccgcagaagagatttatcaaatacagtaatttcagaatagcttgttgtaaaggttttctactactatatttcgatactctgaatatgtgggatatttatgtctttgacaaagttgtttgaaatagcactttcgaaaactttgctggagacattaagtctcgacccaaatttggttgaagagtaattcttgtctataattacttctaggaggattaaccgtcaaaattattctatcagcagatgaacagttttacgttttgaaattcttcaatgttacttaacatcgaaatttggcagtttcgaatgaatgtgatcgtgaccgttaaaaatttatcgagcattaattttacttttcttcaatagtcaacctcacaacttgcagtactagtacgccattcattgcatcctgctaagaggctattcatatagttgataatacaacaaaaatccaatgctcataaaaccgatcctgacctgctagagacaaaattacatcagctttcaactagtttctgaagttttcggtaaacaagcttatgttttatatgcaatcaacctattcaaatttagattcccattcgaaaaattgtctctaatccatattttgaagcatctttccaaaaatgagctcataataattcagacagttattttattttacattgaagtaatttgacaactatgggattttggctaagagataagttacaagatccccttcccacaattttccaaaagttctcatgacgctttaaacacagttctcaatgtagtgatcagagaatatttttccaaaaatattttgtggaatattaaattaaattcgtcagcatcaattttttttcaatccaattaattttggtttggagggggggggggggtttaacccccaaaacccccccgggctacgccactgcttaaaactaaaaatatagtttggtatacaaaagggggaacaagtttttatgagaaatttcacagctatcttaaaactaggaatacaattctatttacaagatggaggacaatagttttaatgaagaataaaaattacagctatcttaaaactaggaatacagaatacaaattttattttttttatgaagacTTTTGCTTggttaagatattcaaaggggggcttatttccatcatcggtttagcagcagttgtatcatggacgggggagagaaggcgtatatgATGACATGGAAAGAACAGCAGAACTtgtaactttcgggcaaacagATCAGTGACACAGTGCCTTGTCGAGTgtcctctgatgacaaatactgaaaatttccatgaagcaaattggtctttcgtagatgtcacATTCTaaagcgcccacctttgctaaagagtcggccttttcattaccCGGGATAGATCAATGAGAGgcgacccaaacaaaggtaatctggaaagatttttcagataacttgcGCAGAGACTCCCGTATCTGCCCCAGAAAACACGGGAATTTCTTTTTAGGCCTCACCgtacgaagagcctcgatagagctgaggctgtccgaaaagatgaaatgatgaagtagtgatctgtggacaAAGTGTTGATGATCCCAAGGGCATACTGAATAGCGGCTAATtcggcgacgtaaactgaagcaggatcattgagcttgaatgaagtggtgacattatcattgaagataccgaagcccgtggacccatcgaggtttgatccgtcggtGTAGAACACTTTGTCGCAGtcaacttctcggaatttattataaaatatattggggatcacttgagggcatatatgatccgggattccaagGGTCtcctctttcatggatgtgtcgaaga carries:
- the LOC131691185 gene encoding cationic amino acid transporter 2-like, encoding MDKFFKTLSRKKPNNDDGSHSKLARVLTLLDLTGLGVGSTLGLGAYVLAGSVAYEQAGPGVVVSFVIAALAAAIAGLCYAEFASRVPKAGSAYIYTYITIGEFAAFTIGWNLMLEYIIGTASVARGLSGYIDALIDYRMANTLRSVMEIRVSFLGSYPDIFSFLVVLTITALLAYGVKESTVLNNIFTAVNLIVIVVVLISVGTKADVANWNIKREDIPPEINAGTGGFLPYGIAGVMAGAAKCFYGYVGFDCIATTGEEARDPSKNIPLAIVFSLFIIFLSYFGVATVLTMALPYYLQDPVAPFPNLFDWLGWQEIKWIVSIGAIFSLCTNSLGAMFPLPRVLYAMSSDGILFKRLRKVNPNTKTPVFATIISGLVAGTMALLFDLHQLIDMMSIGTLLAYTIVAVSVTVLRYDKNTSFQPAMLEQDKKLIVKQLFNLNIAKTPNSLSSTIVKISLLLYAVAICGVCGLLVHAQNYLSSQYPLVLVILTILVMSMLILYLVIACQPTEEAKLTFKVPFVPFVPMLSMFVNIYLMFQLDAATWISFSLWLLVGFVIYFSYGIRHSVLGTRGQTLSESQLENPFAVVGIEKV